Proteins encoded within one genomic window of Ovis aries strain OAR_USU_Benz2616 breed Rambouillet chromosome 1, ARS-UI_Ramb_v3.0, whole genome shotgun sequence:
- the LOC114117337 gene encoding acidic leucine-rich nuclear phosphoprotein 32 family member B-like, translating to MDMKRRIHLELRNQTPAAVRELVLDNCKSNDGKIEGLTAEFVNLEFLSLINVGLISVSNLPKLPKLKKLELSDNRICGGLDMLAKKLPNLTHLNLSGNKLKDISTLEPLKKLECLKSLDLFNCEVTNLNDYRESVFKLLPQLTYLDGYDREDREAPDSDAEVDGVDEEEDDEEGEDEDKEEDEDGEEEEFDDEEDDDEDKDVEGEEDEDKVSGEEEEFGHDGEVDEDDEDEDEDEDEEEEESGKGEKRKRETDDEGEDD from the coding sequence atggaCATGAAGAGGAGGATCCACCTGGAGCTGAGGAACCAGACCCCGGCAGCTGTTCGAGAACTTGTCCTGGACAATTGCAAATCAAAtgatgggaaaattgagggctTAACAGCTGAATTTGTGAACTTAGAGTTCCTCAGTTTAATAAATGTAGGCTTGATTTCAGTTTCAAATCTTCCCAAACTACCTAAATTGAAAAAGCTTGAGCTCAGTGACAATAGAATCTGTGGAGGTCTGGATATGTTAGCAAAAAAACTTCCAAATCTTACACATCTAAACTTAAGTGGAAATAAACTGAAAGATATCAGCACCCTGGAGCCTTTGAAAAAGTTGGAATGTCTAAAGAGCCTGGATCTGTTTAACTGTGAGGTTACTAACCTGAATGACTACCGAGAGAGTGTCTTCAAGCTCCTGCCCCAGCTGACCTATCTGGATGGCTATGACCGAGAGGATCGTGAAGCCCCAGATTCAGATGCCGAGGTGGATGGTGTGGATGAAGAAGAGGATGATGAAGAAGGAGAAGATGAGGATAAGGAGGAGGATGAAGATGGTGAGGAAGAAGAGTTTGATGATGAAGAGGATGATGATGAAGACAAAGATGTAGAAGGGGAGGAGGATGAAGACAAAGTCAGTGGGGAGGAAGAAGAATTTGGACATGATGGAGAAGTtgatgaagatgatgaagatGAGGATGAGGACGAagatgaagaagaggaagaaagcgGGAAAggtgaaaagaggaagagagaaacagatgaTGAAGGAGAAGATGATTAA